From the Acidilutibacter cellobiosedens genome, one window contains:
- a CDS encoding C-terminal binding protein, protein MSKFKVVVTDHEYESMEIERQEMSKIDVDFYDSYQCKTEDEVIDATKDADGVIVQYAKITPRVIDHLKKCKVISTYSIGVDKIDIKSATAKNICVANVPDYCVDEVSDHAVLLMLAIARKLTLLNGKVKSGVWDYKVSKPIYRIKGKKLGLIGFGKIPKLVAKKAQSFGMKVYAYDPYITAEEMSKYDVSRMEFDDIIQTVDFVSIHVPLLPSTKEMFNEAAFKKMKKTSYLINAARGPVVDEKALIEALQNKEIAGAALDVVYKEPISKDNLLVKMDNVIITPHVAWYSEESAEALQRTTAQQVVQVLEGYYPKNLVNRELKGKLNLKER, encoded by the coding sequence ATGAGCAAATTTAAAGTTGTTGTTACCGACCATGAATATGAATCTATGGAGATTGAAAGGCAAGAGATGTCAAAAATTGATGTTGATTTTTATGATTCCTATCAATGTAAGACGGAAGACGAAGTAATAGATGCAACTAAAGACGCTGACGGTGTTATAGTTCAATATGCGAAGATAACGCCGCGGGTTATCGATCACTTAAAGAAATGTAAAGTTATTTCAACATATAGTATCGGTGTTGACAAAATAGATATAAAATCGGCTACCGCAAAGAATATATGCGTTGCCAATGTTCCCGATTATTGTGTTGATGAGGTATCAGACCATGCTGTACTTCTGATGTTGGCTATTGCCAGAAAACTTACGCTGCTTAACGGAAAAGTAAAATCAGGGGTTTGGGATTATAAAGTTTCAAAGCCAATCTATAGAATAAAGGGGAAGAAACTTGGGCTTATAGGTTTTGGAAAAATACCTAAACTGGTCGCTAAAAAGGCCCAGAGTTTTGGAATGAAGGTCTATGCTTATGATCCCTACATTACGGCAGAAGAGATGTCAAAATATGACGTAAGCAGAATGGAATTTGACGATATTATTCAAACAGTTGATTTTGTTTCTATACATGTCCCCTTGCTGCCGTCTACAAAAGAAATGTTTAACGAGGCGGCATTCAAAAAGATGAAAAAGACGTCATATCTGATAAATGCGGCGAGAGGTCCGGTTGTTGACGAAAAGGCATTGATTGAAGCATTGCAGAATAAAGAAATTGCAGGGGCGGCCCTTGATGTGGTATATAAAGAACCCATATCTAAAGATAATCTTCTGGTGAAAATGGATAATGTAATTATTACACCCCATGTGGCTTGGTATTCGGAAGAATCGGCAGAGGCTCTTCAAAGGACAACCGCTCAGCAGGTAGTTCAGGTGTTGGAGGGATATTATCCTAAAAATCTTGTAAATAGAGAGTTAAAAGGGAAGTTAAATTTAAAAGAAAGATAA
- a CDS encoding acyl-CoA dehydrogenase family protein — protein MQFFQFTREQEMLRKAVREFAEAEIAPKAAEWDEKDYCPIELFPKMGEMGITGVFVPEEYGGAGLGHVERAICLEEISKYSAGLGIALMTHHLGLSSILYFGTEEQKKKYLPELAAGTKIAGLAVTEPGGGSDLMGIKSKAEEKDGKWVINGRKCFITNSHIADYNVLVVSIGKDQKGHNLMAAFIIKKGTPGYTPGRKENKFGLRGSVTGDINCVNVTVGSEAMLGGSGDGIKIAMKSIGEVGRAGMAAIGVGILRGCLEEAVKFANERIIYGKPLSKIQSIQFNIAETRLEYESARLLLYHAASMKDENLPCTTEFGMAKWYATEAAVNASKRTMDLMGGYGVINEYPVGRFLRDAQAAIPSGGTTDIQKIIIGRDTINKN, from the coding sequence ATGCAGTTTTTTCAGTTTACTCGAGAACAGGAAATGCTTAGAAAAGCTGTACGTGAATTTGCTGAAGCTGAAATAGCCCCTAAAGCGGCTGAGTGGGATGAAAAAGATTATTGCCCCATAGAACTTTTTCCGAAGATGGGTGAGATGGGAATAACAGGAGTTTTTGTTCCCGAGGAGTATGGCGGAGCCGGATTGGGCCATGTGGAAAGGGCAATATGCTTAGAGGAGATATCAAAATATTCAGCGGGACTTGGAATTGCTTTAATGACTCATCATTTAGGATTGTCTTCAATTTTATATTTCGGAACTGAAGAACAAAAGAAGAAATATCTGCCCGAGTTGGCGGCAGGAACAAAGATTGCCGGTTTGGCTGTGACAGAGCCGGGTGGAGGCTCCGATCTAATGGGAATTAAATCCAAGGCGGAAGAAAAAGACGGCAAATGGGTAATCAACGGACGAAAATGTTTCATAACCAATTCCCATATAGCCGATTACAATGTGTTGGTAGTAAGCATAGGAAAAGATCAAAAAGGGCATAACTTGATGGCAGCATTTATAATAAAAAAAGGTACTCCCGGATATACTCCCGGCAGAAAAGAAAATAAATTTGGTTTGCGTGGCTCTGTAACAGGAGATATTAACTGTGTAAACGTAACTGTCGGATCTGAGGCAATGCTGGGAGGTTCTGGAGACGGAATTAAAATTGCCATGAAGAGTATAGGAGAAGTAGGACGTGCAGGTATGGCCGCAATCGGCGTCGGAATTTTGCGCGGATGTTTGGAAGAGGCAGTTAAATTTGCTAATGAACGTATCATATACGGAAAACCTCTGTCGAAAATCCAATCGATTCAGTTTAATATAGCCGAAACAAGGCTTGAATATGAATCAGCAAGATTATTGCTTTATCATGCCGCAAGTATGAAAGATGAAAACCTTCCTTGCACAACGGAGTTCGGAATGGCAAAATGGTATGCAACGGAGGCTGCGGTTAATGCTTCCAAACGTACAATGGATCTTATGGGGGGCTATGGTGTAATAAATGAATATCCTGTAGGACGTTTTTTAAGAGATGCACAGGCTGCTATTCCTTCCGGTGGTACAACGGATATTCAGAAAATTATTATTGGAAGAGATACAATAAACAAAAATTAA
- a CDS encoding electron transfer flavoprotein subunit beta/FixA family protein — translation MSYNIAVCIKPVPDPDFYDKITIDPRTKRITRSGIPAVINPADKNAVEAALEIKEKYGGKVTVITMAPPNAEENMREVLAMGADAAYILSDREFGGADTLATSYTLAQGLKKIGPFDIIITGTESADGATTQVPAQLAQWLEIPHLWGVKKIEFINETELKVRAKIEGGSIEYFIKLPALLAVSREINRPRYTTIMGIKGAKKKPLTIYGVKDIDIDLNNIGLKGSPTQAGAVNVPSIDRKCKKLRGEPDEIADLLIRELTAAGIPLE, via the coding sequence TTGAGTTACAATATTGCTGTTTGTATAAAACCGGTGCCCGACCCTGATTTTTATGACAAGATAACCATAGATCCAAGGACAAAAAGGATAACCCGCAGCGGTATACCGGCTGTCATTAATCCGGCAGACAAAAATGCGGTAGAAGCCGCTTTAGAAATTAAAGAAAAATACGGAGGAAAGGTGACGGTAATAACAATGGCGCCGCCTAACGCCGAAGAAAATATGAGAGAGGTTCTGGCCATGGGAGCGGACGCGGCTTATATTTTAAGTGATCGTGAGTTTGGAGGAGCAGATACACTGGCAACCTCCTATACTTTGGCCCAAGGGTTAAAAAAAATAGGCCCATTTGACATAATCATTACCGGTACGGAAAGTGCCGACGGAGCAACAACCCAAGTTCCTGCCCAATTAGCTCAATGGCTTGAAATCCCGCATCTGTGGGGAGTGAAAAAAATAGAATTTATAAATGAAACAGAACTTAAGGTTAGAGCAAAAATCGAAGGCGGGTCTATAGAGTATTTCATAAAACTGCCGGCTTTATTAGCTGTATCCCGTGAGATTAACAGACCGAGGTATACAACGATTATGGGCATAAAGGGAGCTAAAAAGAAACCGTTGACAATATATGGGGTAAAGGATATTGACATAGATTTAAATAATATAGGCCTGAAAGGGTCTCCTACACAGGCAGGAGCAGTGAATGTTCCCTCTATCGACAGGAAATGTAAAAAATTAAGGGGCGAACCGGATGAAATAGCGGATTTACTTATAAGAGAATTAACGGCAGCCGGTATACCTCTTGAATAA
- a CDS encoding electron transfer flavoprotein subunit alpha/FixB family protein produces MNRGRERRMNIDEWKGVWVLAEQRSGRIDSVSFELIQKAKELKMQLKSSEPVTAVIIGNGIEKLTEELGEYGAEEVIVIDDPALEMFNNEIYSLILTDLIKKRKPEILLIGATISGQDIASMLGVRLGTGVATHSVGLHIDEDNNLVSAVPAFGGKVIGDIICPKHRPQIATVKPGILEKGQKMQGNKFKTIRYDPSDIIKKDKGCIKALAVHKKEYKGIPLQEAKVVVAGGFGIGSKGNWNLLRKLAQLLGGTVGCSRPVVDEGWIPDDHCMIGTSGKTIRPKLYIGFGISGSTHHVCGMKDSDVIISINKDENAPIFNVSDVGVVGDAEIILKDLIEKIEKLKSM; encoded by the coding sequence GTGAACAGAGGAAGGGAAAGAAGAATGAATATAGATGAATGGAAAGGCGTTTGGGTTTTAGCGGAACAAAGGTCAGGGCGGATAGATTCAGTCAGCTTTGAGTTAATACAAAAAGCCAAAGAATTAAAAATGCAGTTAAAATCATCTGAGCCTGTAACTGCAGTAATTATCGGAAATGGCATTGAAAAATTAACTGAGGAATTGGGAGAATATGGAGCGGAGGAAGTTATAGTTATAGATGACCCTGCACTGGAAATGTTTAATAATGAAATTTATAGCCTGATTTTAACTGATTTAATAAAGAAAAGAAAACCTGAGATACTTCTTATAGGAGCTACCATATCGGGACAGGATATTGCTTCAATGTTGGGAGTTAGGCTGGGAACAGGTGTTGCAACCCATTCTGTAGGCTTACATATTGATGAGGACAACAACCTTGTTTCTGCTGTACCTGCCTTTGGCGGTAAGGTCATAGGGGATATCATATGCCCTAAACACAGGCCTCAAATAGCTACAGTAAAACCGGGAATCTTGGAAAAAGGGCAAAAAATGCAGGGAAATAAATTTAAAACAATCAGATATGACCCGTCAGATATTATTAAGAAAGATAAAGGATGTATAAAAGCATTGGCAGTTCACAAGAAAGAATATAAGGGCATACCGTTACAGGAAGCTAAAGTCGTGGTGGCCGGCGGGTTCGGCATAGGTTCAAAGGGAAATTGGAATCTTCTCCGGAAATTAGCCCAACTTTTAGGGGGAACCGTAGGATGCAGCCGGCCTGTCGTTGACGAAGGGTGGATACCGGACGACCATTGTATGATAGGGACAAGCGGAAAAACGATTCGTCCTAAGCTGTATATAGGCTTTGGCATATCGGGTTCGACTCATCATGTATGCGGCATGAAGGATTCCGATGTAATTATAAGCATTAATAAGGATGAGAATGCACCGATCTTTAATGTGTCGGATGTAGGGGTTGTAGGAGATGCTGAAATTATACTTAAAGATTTGATTGAGAAAATCGAAAAATTAAAATCAATGTAA